GTGCAGTCCGGAGTAGATGACCTCGAACCCGGCGTCGCGGAAGGCCCGCGTGATGACGTGTGCGCCGCGATCGTGGCCGTCCAGCCCGACCTTGCCGACCAGACACCTGATCGTCCGCTGTTCCGGTGCTTCGCTCATGCCACCTCGTAACACGTTGGTGACTTTCACTCTTGTCGTTACGGCACGCGGGCTGGCGGCCGTCCTCCTGCACCCGTTCGATTGCGACGCACTCATGGGGCGGCAGGCCGGATTCTCCGGTATGGCAGTCGCTGGGGACCTCAGGCGGCGCGCGAAGGACCGGCCGCGAACGGTGACGGCGGTGCTATCGATCGTCGGCTACGCGCTCGTGCTCGGCACGTTCGCCGGCCTCGTCCCGATCTATCCGGACCTGGGACGGGACACCGTCCTGCTGCTGGCCCACGCCATCGCCGTCGTCAACACCACGGCACTGCTCACCTTGCTCGCCGGTTGGCGGTTCATCCGGCGCGACGAGGTGCGCAAACACCGCGCGGCGATGCTGACCGCCTTCTCCCTGATCCTCGTCTTCCTCGTCCTCTACCTGACGAAGGTCGGTGGCGGGTACGAACGCACGCTGATCATCCGCGAGTCGCACTTCCTGGGCGCCTACGCCGGGATCGTGAAACCGGTCTACCTCGTCATGCTCGCGATCCACATCCTGCTTTCCGTGCTCGCGGTGCCGGTCGTGATCCACGCCGTCGTGCTCGGCCTGACCCACAGTCCGCGGGAACTCCGGAGCACGGTTCACGCCCGCGTCGGCCGCATCGCCGCCGCGTCCTGGTCGCTCTCGCTCTTCCTCGGCGTCGTGACCTACGTCATGTTGAACTTGCTCTACGACGGCGTCCCGCGTGAGGAGGCCGGCGTTCTGCTTCTGCTGGCGGTGCCAGCGCTGCGGTCGGGGACGGACGCGGACGAGAACGAGGACTGATCGTCCCGCGTCGATCCTCAGTCCGTCCGCGGGAGCGCCGCTGCACCGATAGCGAAGAACACCACGGTCAGCGCCGCCAGAATCCCGAGGTACGGCAGCGGTGCGGTCGGTAGCCCGGCGAGCGGTTCGATCCCCGGGCCGTAGGTCGCCGCGCGGACGCCCCGCGAGAAGTACGTCAGTGGCGACAGCAGGATGGCGGGCCGGAACCACTCGGGCAGCAGCGACGGGGGAACGAACGTCTCCGAGAGGAAGAGCAGGGGCAGGGCGATCCCGTTGCTCGCCGCGATGACGCCGTCCTGGGAGCTCGCGAGGCTGCCGATGAGTGCACCGACCCCGCAGAACAGCGCCACACCGAGCGCGACGAAGGGGATCAGCAGCGGGGAGAACGCGATCTCGGCCCCGGTCACGAGGACGACGAGGCCGAGCAGGAGCAACCCGGCCAGGCCGATGATGGCGACGTTGACGAGCGTCTGGGCCAGCAGCCACTCCCAGCGGGAAAGCGGCGTCGTCGCCAGTTTCTCGAACTGGCCGCCCTCGCGGTGGCGCGCGACCTCGCTCCCGACCCGTGAAAGTGGTGTGAACAGCACGACGACGGCCAGATAGCCCGGGACGTAGTAGGCCGCCGGCTCGGTGAAAAGCCCGCCGCCCGTCGGCTGGGTCTGGACCAGCGCCCCGAAGATCAGGACGATGATCACCGGGAAGAAGAAGGTGAAGAAGACGGCCGTCCGCCGCCGGAGGAAGGAGAGCCAGGCGGCGACGAACGCCGCACGGATCCGACCCGGCGCCGTCATCGCGAATCACCCATCCTGTCTCCGAAATCGTCCGGCACCCGCCCGCCGTCCGCGAGCGGCGTCTCCCCGGCCGCCACGGTGTCGCCGCTCGCGGTCACCGCCTCTCCGGTCAGGTCGAGGTAGACGTCTTCGAGGTCGGGTTCGGTCCAGGTGATCGCGTCGTAGGTCGCACCCGCCGCGTCGAGGACGGCGACGACGCCTCCGATCTCCTCGGGCGGGACGTCGTAGACCGTCAGCTGTCCCTCTGCGAGTTCGGCCGGGTAGCCGAGGTCGTTCGTCACGGCCGGGTCGGCGTCGGTGTCGATCACCAGTCGACTGTCGCCGCCGTGGGCGTCGATCAGCGCGGCGGGCGAATCGCAGGCGATGAGTTCGCCGTCGGCGAGCAGCCCGACGCGGTCGGCCAGCCGCTCGGCCTCGGCCATGTAGTGGGTGGTGAGGAGGACGGTCGTGCCGCCGGCGGCGAGATCTTCGA
Above is a genomic segment from Halorientalis sp. LT38 containing:
- a CDS encoding DUF420 domain-containing protein codes for the protein MAVAGDLRRRAKDRPRTVTAVLSIVGYALVLGTFAGLVPIYPDLGRDTVLLLAHAIAVVNTTALLTLLAGWRFIRRDEVRKHRAAMLTAFSLILVFLVLYLTKVGGGYERTLIIRESHFLGAYAGIVKPVYLVMLAIHILLSVLAVPVVIHAVVLGLTHSPRELRSTVHARVGRIAAASWSLSLFLGVVTYVMLNLLYDGVPREEAGVLLLLAVPALRSGTDADENED
- a CDS encoding ABC transporter permease, whose translation is MTAPGRIRAAFVAAWLSFLRRRTAVFFTFFFPVIIVLIFGALVQTQPTGGGLFTEPAAYYVPGYLAVVVLFTPLSRVGSEVARHREGGQFEKLATTPLSRWEWLLAQTLVNVAIIGLAGLLLLGLVVLVTGAEIAFSPLLIPFVALGVALFCGVGALIGSLASSQDGVIAASNGIALPLLFLSETFVPPSLLPEWFRPAILLSPLTYFSRGVRAATYGPGIEPLAGLPTAPLPYLGILAALTVVFFAIGAAALPRTD